One Candidatus Eisenbacteria bacterium genomic window carries:
- a CDS encoding STAS domain-containing protein, which produces MPTTTSSRIPEIVRHHEEQLLSEWVQRQLAALTARRDLIQDDELREQSRRFLIHLRDGLQRGGLAQEVGGAAWAEMRDLLSAYSLSRARMGFSPSETATFVFSFKQPLYDRLRDEVGDDPSALQNELWAATVLLDRLGLHTVELYQRNREEVIRRQQDELSELSTPVVQLWDGILALPVIGTLDSSRTQTVMENLLEKIVQTGATHAILDITGVPTVDTLVAQHLLKTVAAARLMGAECIISGIRPQIAQTIVHLGVDLGDVTTKSTLADAFAVALHKSGMAVTRNGHRALPAISSGPSSSTPTSSSS; this is translated from the coding sequence ATGCCAACCACGACCAGCAGTCGGATTCCGGAGATCGTTCGCCATCACGAGGAGCAGCTGCTCTCCGAGTGGGTGCAGCGCCAGCTCGCGGCGTTGACCGCGCGCCGCGACCTCATCCAGGATGACGAGCTTCGCGAACAGTCGCGCAGGTTTCTGATCCATCTGAGGGACGGCCTGCAGCGCGGCGGGCTCGCGCAGGAAGTGGGCGGGGCGGCGTGGGCCGAAATGAGGGACCTCCTCTCGGCCTATTCCCTATCGCGAGCCCGGATGGGCTTCAGTCCGAGCGAGACCGCGACCTTCGTGTTCTCGTTCAAGCAACCTCTGTACGACCGGCTCCGCGACGAGGTCGGGGACGATCCCAGCGCCCTTCAGAACGAGCTGTGGGCCGCCACCGTGCTGCTGGACCGGCTGGGGCTCCACACGGTCGAGCTCTACCAGCGGAACCGCGAAGAGGTCATCCGGCGGCAGCAGGACGAGCTGTCGGAGCTCTCCACGCCGGTCGTTCAGCTCTGGGATGGGATTCTGGCGCTCCCGGTCATTGGGACCCTCGACAGCTCGAGAACGCAGACCGTGATGGAAAACCTGCTCGAGAAGATCGTCCAGACGGGAGCGACCCACGCCATCCTCGACATCACCGGGGTGCCGACCGTGGACACGCTCGTCGCGCAGCATCTATTGAAGACGGTCGCCGCGGCACGCCTCATGGGGGCCGAGTGCATCATCAGCGGAATCCGCCCGCAGATCGCCCAGACGATCGTTCACCTGGGCGTGGACCTGGGCGACGTGACCACGAAGTCGACCCTGGCCGACGCGTTCGCGGTGGCACTGCACAAGAGCGGCATGGCGGTGACGCGCAACGGGCATCGCGCCCTTCCGGCGATTTCGTCGGGGCCGTCCTCGTCCACTCCAACCTCTTCGTCTTCCTGA
- a CDS encoding STAS domain-containing protein gives MERIPILRMGDCLLVTIQVDMHDRLAITLQDDIMEKISESRAKGLIVDISALEIVDSFIGRVLGDIAGMARILDTRTVVVGMRPAVAITLVELGLSLPGVITALNVERGLDLIRNTKNGTSGLDGRSEG, from the coding sequence GTGGAACGGATCCCGATCCTGCGCATGGGCGATTGTCTCCTGGTCACGATCCAGGTGGACATGCACGACCGGCTCGCGATCACGCTGCAGGACGACATCATGGAGAAGATCTCGGAGAGCCGGGCGAAGGGTCTGATCGTGGACATCTCGGCGCTCGAGATCGTGGACTCGTTCATTGGACGGGTGCTCGGCGACATCGCGGGCATGGCGCGGATTCTCGACACCCGCACCGTCGTCGTCGGCATGCGTCCCGCCGTGGCGATCACGCTGGTCGAGCTGGGGCTCTCGCTCCCCGGGGTGATCACGGCGCTGAACGTGGAACGGGGTTTGGATCTGATTCGGAACACGAAGAACGGTACGTCAGGACTCGATGGCCGTTCTGAGGGATGA
- a CDS encoding ATP-binding protein, with the protein MQLLRVGERSQAGDARRAALQLARQVGLGESDTGRVGLVVTEAATNLVKYARDGEIVMSAERNGDGASLRVLAMDQGPGIGSLETSFRDGVSSTGTLGGGLGAIRRSASEFDIYTGSAGTVIYALVSSEPARPKAVLAGAVCAPRPGETACGDAFAIENGASVTTVLVVDGLGHGPGAEEAAQTAVACFRAHPGDSPTEGMTRLHGVLRATRGAAAAIARIDRGRRVVRFAGIGNISGVVLGETSRHMISDHGIVGHSARQPHELEYPLPPHASVVLHTDGIGSRWKLESYPGILRKHPMVSAGLLFRDHRRGNDDATIVFLREAA; encoded by the coding sequence ATGCAGTTGTTGCGCGTGGGAGAGCGGAGCCAGGCGGGTGATGCCCGCCGCGCGGCGCTCCAGCTGGCACGCCAGGTCGGACTCGGCGAGTCGGACACGGGGCGCGTCGGACTGGTGGTCACGGAGGCGGCGACCAATCTCGTGAAGTACGCCCGGGACGGCGAGATCGTCATGAGCGCCGAGCGAAACGGCGACGGCGCATCCCTTCGCGTCCTGGCCATGGATCAGGGCCCGGGGATCGGATCCCTGGAGACGAGCTTCCGGGACGGCGTCTCCAGCACCGGAACGCTCGGCGGAGGGCTCGGCGCCATCCGGCGGTCCGCCTCGGAATTCGACATCTACACGGGATCGGCCGGTACCGTGATCTACGCGCTCGTCTCGAGCGAGCCGGCGCGGCCGAAGGCCGTTCTCGCCGGCGCCGTCTGCGCCCCTCGCCCCGGCGAGACCGCGTGCGGGGACGCGTTCGCCATCGAGAACGGCGCCTCGGTCACGACCGTGCTCGTCGTGGACGGCCTGGGCCACGGTCCAGGAGCGGAGGAGGCGGCCCAGACCGCCGTCGCCTGCTTCCGGGCTCACCCCGGAGATTCTCCCACCGAGGGAATGACGCGACTGCACGGCGTGCTCCGTGCCACGCGCGGCGCGGCCGCGGCCATCGCCCGGATCGATCGAGGGCGTCGCGTCGTGCGCTTCGCCGGGATCGGGAACATCTCCGGCGTCGTCCTCGGCGAGACGTCCCGCCACATGATCTCGGACCACGGGATCGTGGGCCACTCGGCACGGCAGCCGCACGAGCTCGAATACCCGCTCCCCCCGCACGCATCGGTGGTGCTCCACACGGATGGGATCGGCTCCCGGTGGAAGCTCGAGTCCTATCCGGGGATCCTCCGCAAGCACCCGATGGTCTCCGCGGGGCTCCTCTTCCGCGACCACCGGCGCGGGAACGATGACGCGACGATCGTCTTTCTCCGGGAGGCCGCATGA
- a CDS encoding anti-sigma regulatory factor, producing the protein MAVLRDETREVASSQDVVAVRQLAREWAVSLGFSLIDQTKIVTAASELARNIVLYGGRGAVRIEALNDGARRGLRLTFQDQGPGIPNLEEAMRDGFSTGSGLGLGLGGAKRLSSEFDIQSRVGEGTKVTITRWK; encoded by the coding sequence ATGGCCGTTCTGAGGGATGAGACGCGGGAGGTTGCATCCTCGCAGGACGTCGTCGCCGTGCGGCAGCTCGCGCGCGAGTGGGCCGTCTCGCTGGGGTTCAGCCTCATCGACCAGACGAAGATCGTGACCGCCGCCAGCGAGCTGGCGCGCAACATCGTCCTCTATGGAGGGCGCGGAGCGGTGCGGATCGAGGCCCTGAACGACGGCGCACGGAGAGGTCTCCGTCTGACCTTCCAGGACCAGGGCCCCGGGATCCCGAACCTGGAGGAGGCCATGAGGGACGGTTTCTCCACCGGGTCCGGGCTCGGGCTCGGACTCGGAGGCGCGAAGCGTCTCTCGAGCGAGTTCGACATCCAGTCTCGGGTGGGCGAAGGCACGAAGGTGACCATCACACGATGGAAGTGA
- a CDS encoding ATP-binding protein, whose translation MNPCLFALAIRSERDIVLARQRSKQIAGILGFDGQDQTRIATAVSEIARNAYQYAGQGMVEFRVEGSTSPQVLVIRVADPGPGIPNLDEILEGRYRSRTGMGVGIVGASRLVDKLDVTPGERMGTVVTLTKLLPARASFWSTRSLLRLTGDLLHQKPLDPVEEVQRQNQELLLALDELTRRRDELTILNRELEDTNRGVVALYAELDEKADHLRRADELKSRFLSNMTHEFRTPVNSIQALARLLLDRADGNLTPEQERQVSFIQRAADDLSELVNDLLDLAKVEAGKSTVRPAMFDVGNLFGALRGMLRPLLVNESVALVFEDPADLPPMFTDEGKVSQILRNFISNALKFTERGEVCVSARRSPDGESIRFAVRDTGIGIAPEDQERIFQEFTQVDNRLQRKVRGTGLGLPLCRRLAGLLGGTVGIESVLGAGSTFTADIPLRYQAAHGAAESWDVDPGRVPVLVVEDSDETVMIYERYLATSGFQLFHARTVREAWAVLQAVTPRAVVLDVLLQGEDSWGFLTELRRRHKTEDLPVMVMSSVDDTRKGLALGADLYFVKPIDRQRLIQALTRLTSPGSMRRVMIVDDEEISRYVLRQHLAVPTLEVLEVSSGDEAIREAARQRPHVICLDLMMPQPDGVEVLRRLKHAQETRDIPVVVVTSKALAPGERRDLSELACAVVSKESISREGVLAVVEDALKLGTSAA comes from the coding sequence ATGAATCCCTGTCTCTTCGCGCTCGCGATCCGCTCCGAGCGGGACATCGTGCTCGCGCGCCAGCGATCGAAGCAGATCGCCGGCATCCTCGGCTTCGACGGCCAGGACCAGACCCGCATCGCGACCGCGGTCTCGGAGATCGCGCGCAACGCGTACCAGTACGCGGGACAGGGCATGGTCGAGTTCCGCGTCGAGGGTTCCACCTCCCCCCAGGTTCTCGTCATTCGCGTCGCGGATCCCGGACCCGGGATCCCGAATCTCGACGAGATCCTCGAGGGCCGCTATCGCTCCAGGACCGGGATGGGCGTCGGCATCGTCGGCGCGAGCCGTCTCGTGGACAAGCTCGACGTGACGCCCGGAGAGCGGATGGGAACGGTGGTGACGCTCACGAAGCTCCTTCCCGCGCGAGCCTCCTTCTGGAGCACGAGGAGCCTGCTCCGCCTCACGGGCGACCTGCTGCACCAGAAGCCGCTCGACCCCGTCGAGGAGGTGCAGCGGCAGAACCAGGAGCTCCTTCTCGCACTGGACGAGCTCACGAGGCGACGGGACGAGCTGACGATCCTGAACCGGGAGCTCGAGGACACCAACCGAGGGGTCGTCGCACTCTACGCGGAGCTGGACGAGAAGGCCGATCACCTCCGCCGGGCCGACGAGCTCAAGTCCCGGTTCCTCTCGAACATGACCCACGAGTTCCGGACACCCGTCAACTCGATCCAGGCGCTGGCGAGGCTCCTCCTCGATCGCGCGGACGGCAACCTCACGCCCGAGCAGGAACGCCAGGTCTCCTTCATCCAGCGCGCCGCGGACGATCTCTCGGAGCTGGTGAACGATCTCCTGGACCTCGCGAAGGTGGAGGCTGGGAAGTCCACCGTCCGGCCCGCGATGTTCGATGTCGGAAACCTGTTCGGAGCGCTCCGCGGGATGCTCCGTCCCCTGCTCGTGAACGAGTCCGTCGCGCTCGTGTTCGAGGATCCGGCGGACCTTCCGCCCATGTTCACGGATGAGGGAAAGGTTTCCCAGATCCTGCGCAACTTCATCTCGAACGCGCTCAAGTTCACCGAGCGCGGCGAGGTGTGCGTGTCCGCCCGGCGCTCCCCGGACGGAGAGTCCATCCGGTTCGCCGTGCGCGATACCGGCATCGGGATCGCGCCCGAGGACCAGGAGCGCATCTTCCAGGAATTCACCCAGGTGGACAACCGGTTGCAGCGAAAGGTCCGCGGCACCGGCCTCGGGCTCCCGCTCTGCCGCCGGCTCGCCGGCCTCCTCGGGGGGACCGTCGGGATCGAAAGCGTGCTGGGCGCCGGCTCCACGTTCACGGCGGACATTCCCCTCCGCTACCAGGCCGCCCATGGCGCCGCCGAGTCCTGGGATGTCGACCCGGGCCGGGTGCCCGTCCTGGTGGTCGAGGACAGCGACGAGACGGTGATGATCTACGAGCGCTACCTCGCGACCAGCGGGTTCCAGCTCTTCCATGCGAGGACCGTGCGTGAGGCGTGGGCCGTCCTCCAAGCGGTGACCCCTCGCGCGGTCGTTCTCGACGTGCTCCTCCAGGGGGAGGACTCCTGGGGCTTCCTGACCGAGCTGAGGCGCCGGCACAAGACCGAGGACCTCCCCGTCATGGTCATGAGCTCGGTCGACGACACCCGAAAAGGGCTCGCGCTGGGGGCGGACCTCTACTTCGTCAAGCCGATCGACCGGCAGCGGCTCATCCAGGCGCTGACGAGGCTCACGTCGCCCGGCTCCATGCGTCGCGTGATGATCGTGGACGACGAGGAGATCAGCAGGTACGTGCTCCGGCAGCATCTCGCGGTTCCCACGCTCGAAGTGCTGGAAGTGTCGAGCGGCGACGAAGCCATCCGCGAGGCGGCCCGTCAGCGCCCACACGTGATCTGCCTGGACCTCATGATGCCGCAGCCCGACGGCGTGGAAGTCCTTCGCCGGCTCAAGCACGCGCAGGAAACTCGCGACATCCCCGTCGTCGTCGTGACTTCGAAAGCGCTCGCCCCCGGCGAGCGGCGCGACCTCTCCGAGCTCGCGTGCGCCGTGGTGAGCAAGGAGTCCATCTCGCGCGAGGGTGTCCTCGCGGTGGTCGAGGACGCGCTGAAGCTCGGCACGTCCGCGGCGTAG